In Tistrella mobilis, one DNA window encodes the following:
- a CDS encoding TonB-dependent receptor: protein MVCPIVLGVWAATAMMAGSAMTGTAQAQALADPAAARPLSFPARPLAEALADLGAQTGLDVVYPTDLVTGRTSAAVQGVMSPAEALQRMLAGTGLEAAAVAGGGITLRQVSGTVPAAAVTLDALTVTAQKREQTPDEVPFAMTVLPRVELEEAGIGTVGDLSRAVPSVEIADNLQSRRYSTFTIRGLGDRTFNPDSASVGVYVDEVFRPVTAAEMDLLDVEQVEVLKGPQGTLYGRNSIGGAINVTTRNPSMTGTEAELELGVGDYAAKEARLYLGAPLVRDRLAGSVTVALRDRDGYVDNTAPGKGELDPLRSEAVRLKLVATPNDRLRLEPVIAYTNETGGSPLPLLSTGLPGKRKIYDEGDFRSVRERTDLSLRASWQASDDLELTSITAFAQTRDVLETSNATAGFGRLPGSYGDEAERTKEISQEIRLSTPDDGRRVYWTLGGTWYRTSYDNRYDYYDVFDTYTSQTITTADYDIEGYAAFADVAWRATDRLTFTLGGRYTHEEKELTLDDYGSYFGLEGRAIEHQQGSFVAFSPAISARYAVTPDITAYARIAHGFKPGGFVVYGLGDPIAGTKNTGFASETAVTYEIGMKSHLFDQRLDLDVALYHSDVTDQQYQTFDGATLQFLYDNADVRIWGAEVQARAWITDRFDVSAALGLIDAEYTAEEVSGIRARGKKVQQVPDYDLNLAARYVQPLEDGMDLVGRAEWALTGRSYFDVGNTISQSPYSVVNLRLGLETPRWDLAAYVRNVFDEDYAQWGYVEASPRAAWYMGPPRTFGVRGRLKF, encoded by the coding sequence GTGGTGTGCCCGATCGTGCTGGGGGTGTGGGCGGCGACGGCGATGATGGCCGGCAGCGCGATGACGGGGACGGCCCAGGCCCAGGCGCTGGCCGACCCGGCAGCGGCACGACCCCTGAGCTTCCCCGCCCGGCCACTGGCCGAGGCGCTTGCCGATCTGGGCGCCCAGACCGGGCTGGACGTGGTCTATCCGACCGATCTGGTTACGGGGCGGACTTCGGCGGCCGTTCAGGGGGTGATGTCCCCGGCCGAGGCGCTGCAGCGCATGCTGGCCGGAACCGGGCTGGAAGCGGCGGCGGTGGCCGGTGGCGGGATCACGCTCCGCCAGGTGAGCGGCACGGTGCCCGCCGCCGCGGTGACGCTGGACGCGCTGACCGTGACCGCCCAGAAGCGGGAGCAGACACCCGACGAGGTGCCCTTCGCCATGACCGTACTGCCGCGGGTGGAGCTGGAAGAGGCCGGCATCGGCACGGTGGGTGACCTGTCGCGGGCGGTCCCCAGCGTCGAGATCGCCGACAACCTTCAGTCGCGGCGCTACAGCACCTTCACCATCCGGGGCCTGGGCGATCGCACCTTCAACCCCGATTCCGCCTCGGTCGGCGTCTATGTCGACGAGGTGTTCCGGCCGGTGACCGCGGCCGAGATGGACCTTCTGGATGTCGAGCAGGTCGAGGTGCTGAAAGGCCCGCAGGGCACGCTTTACGGCCGCAATTCGATCGGCGGCGCGATCAACGTCACCACCCGCAACCCGTCGATGACCGGGACGGAAGCCGAGCTGGAACTGGGTGTCGGCGACTATGCCGCAAAGGAGGCGCGGCTCTATCTGGGGGCGCCGCTGGTCAGGGACAGGCTGGCCGGCAGCGTCACCGTGGCCCTGCGCGATCGTGACGGCTATGTCGACAACACCGCACCCGGCAAGGGTGAGCTTGATCCGCTGCGCAGCGAAGCGGTGCGCCTGAAGCTGGTCGCTACCCCCAATGACCGGCTGCGGCTGGAACCGGTGATCGCCTATACCAACGAGACCGGCGGCTCTCCCTTGCCGCTGCTGTCGACGGGCCTGCCCGGCAAGCGCAAGATCTATGACGAGGGTGATTTCCGCTCGGTGCGGGAGCGGACCGATCTGTCGCTCCGGGCATCCTGGCAGGCGAGCGACGATCTGGAGCTGACCTCGATCACCGCCTTCGCACAGACCCGCGATGTGCTGGAAACCTCCAACGCCACGGCCGGTTTCGGCCGTCTGCCGGGGTCTTATGGCGACGAGGCGGAGCGGACGAAGGAAATCTCGCAGGAAATCCGTCTCTCGACCCCGGATGACGGACGGCGGGTCTACTGGACGCTGGGCGGCACCTGGTACCGGACCAGCTATGACAACCGGTACGACTATTACGATGTCTTCGACACCTATACCAGCCAGACGATCACCACGGCCGATTACGACATCGAAGGCTACGCCGCCTTCGCCGATGTCGCCTGGCGGGCGACCGACCGGCTGACCTTCACCCTCGGCGGGCGCTACACCCACGAGGAGAAGGAGCTGACCCTGGACGATTACGGCAGTTATTTCGGCCTGGAAGGCCGGGCGATCGAGCATCAGCAGGGCAGTTTCGTCGCTTTCAGCCCGGCAATCTCGGCCCGCTATGCCGTCACGCCCGACATCACCGCCTATGCCCGTATCGCCCATGGCTTCAAGCCGGGTGGTTTTGTGGTCTACGGGCTGGGCGACCCGATCGCCGGCACGAAGAACACCGGTTTCGCGTCCGAAACCGCAGTGACCTACGAGATCGGCATGAAGAGCCATCTGTTCGATCAGCGGCTGGATCTGGACGTGGCGCTCTATCACAGCGACGTCACCGACCAGCAGTACCAGACCTTTGACGGCGCCACCCTGCAATTCCTCTACGACAATGCCGATGTCCGGATCTGGGGGGCGGAGGTCCAGGCCCGCGCCTGGATCACCGACCGTTTCGACGTCTCGGCGGCGCTGGGGCTGATCGATGCCGAGTATACCGCCGAGGAGGTGTCGGGCATCCGGGCCAGGGGCAAGAAGGTCCAGCAGGTGCCGGATTACGACCTGAACCTGGCGGCGCGCTATGTCCAGCCGCTGGAGGACGGGATGGATCTGGTCGGCCGGGCGGAATGGGCCCTGACCGGGCGGAGCTATTTCGACGTCGGCAACACCATCTCTCAGTCGCCCTATTCGGTGGTCAATCTGCGCCTGGGGCTCGAAACGCCGCGCTGGGATCTGGCGGCTTATGTCCGCAATGTCTTCGACGAGGATTACGCCCAGTGGGGCTATGTCGAGGCATCCCCCCGCGCCGCCTGGTATATGGGCCCGCCCCGGACCTTCGGTGTCCGCGGCCGGCTGAAGTTCTGA
- a CDS encoding ABC transporter ATP-binding protein, whose protein sequence is MGAVQSAVRLLRRLLAFAGGRRYRLWLAVALAALAAITGLAPAVAVGRAVAIAADPAAMDAVGLAGPVLLLVLAMPMRWILMLAASGLSHAVAYDVIHGFRLAVVEALGRLPLARVGAEGSGALRKALHEDLDRIELVVGHQTVDAAGAIAAPLAAVALIAWIDPMMALAAVVTLPAAFWFQKAMWRGIDDVVLRYVMAAGAMNGAMVEHIRGMAVVKSVAGRGGTVGDLAARVRAYGEAMTAMGAAITGRWTGFRVALGAGLAVMLPVALWRHAGGAITLPEMVLVLMAGIGVAQPLLALTTLASLLKLLEAGLAAPLALIDTPVTPGRPDVPAGLEPCLRYEAVGLDRDGRTVLDDVGVEVPAGHFVALVGPSGAGKTTLAEMAARFADPDRGRVTIGGVDLAGLEPEAVGRLVSILTQEVQLLNDSVAGNLRLARPDATPAGMAAAARAAGIHEVIMRLPRGYDTPLGERGQRLSGGERQRLALARALLRDAPVLVLDEATAHADPETEAAILAALRRLRGRTTILAVAHRLATIADADRIVVLAGGRVVDQGRHDELLARCPLYAGMWRTETAARGWRLRAAPDGTGDGEHRP, encoded by the coding sequence ATGGGCGCGGTGCAAAGCGCGGTCCGGCTTCTGCGCCGCCTGCTGGCTTTTGCAGGCGGGCGGCGCTACCGGTTGTGGCTGGCGGTGGCGCTGGCGGCGCTGGCGGCGATCACCGGCCTGGCGCCGGCGGTCGCGGTCGGCCGGGCGGTGGCGATTGCGGCCGATCCCGCCGCCATGGATGCGGTCGGGCTGGCCGGTCCGGTCCTGCTGCTGGTGCTGGCCATGCCGATGCGCTGGATCCTGATGCTGGCGGCAAGCGGGCTGTCGCATGCCGTCGCCTATGACGTGATCCACGGCTTCCGTCTGGCGGTGGTCGAGGCGCTGGGCCGGCTGCCGCTCGCCCGCGTGGGGGCCGAGGGATCGGGCGCGCTGCGCAAGGCGCTGCACGAGGATCTGGATCGGATCGAGCTGGTGGTCGGCCATCAGACGGTGGATGCGGCGGGCGCCATTGCCGCCCCCCTCGCCGCGGTGGCGCTGATCGCCTGGATCGACCCGATGATGGCGCTGGCCGCGGTGGTCACCCTGCCGGCGGCCTTCTGGTTCCAGAAGGCGATGTGGCGCGGCATCGACGATGTGGTGCTGCGCTATGTGATGGCGGCCGGGGCCATGAACGGCGCGATGGTCGAACATATCCGGGGCATGGCGGTGGTGAAATCGGTTGCCGGCCGCGGCGGCACGGTTGGCGATCTGGCCGCGAGAGTCCGGGCCTATGGCGAGGCGATGACCGCCATGGGGGCGGCGATCACCGGCCGCTGGACCGGGTTCCGCGTGGCGCTGGGCGCAGGTCTTGCGGTGATGCTGCCGGTGGCGCTGTGGCGCCATGCGGGCGGTGCGATCACCCTGCCCGAGATGGTGCTGGTGCTGATGGCCGGGATCGGCGTCGCCCAGCCGCTGCTGGCGCTGACCACGCTCGCATCCCTGCTCAAGCTGCTGGAGGCGGGGCTGGCGGCGCCGCTGGCCCTGATCGACACCCCCGTGACACCCGGGCGCCCCGATGTGCCTGCGGGGTTGGAGCCCTGTCTTCGCTACGAGGCGGTGGGGCTGGACCGCGACGGGCGGACGGTGCTCGACGATGTCGGCGTCGAGGTGCCGGCCGGGCATTTCGTCGCCCTGGTCGGCCCGAGCGGGGCCGGCAAGACCACGCTTGCCGAGATGGCCGCGCGCTTCGCCGACCCCGATCGCGGCCGCGTGACCATCGGCGGTGTCGATCTGGCCGGGCTGGAGCCCGAGGCGGTGGGACGGCTGGTGTCGATCCTGACCCAGGAGGTGCAGCTGCTGAACGACAGTGTCGCCGGCAATCTGCGCCTGGCCCGCCCGGATGCGACGCCGGCCGGGATGGCCGCCGCTGCGCGCGCGGCCGGCATCCACGAGGTGATCATGCGCCTGCCCCGGGGCTATGACACGCCGCTTGGTGAACGCGGCCAGCGGCTGTCGGGCGGAGAGCGCCAGCGCCTGGCGCTGGCCCGGGCGTTGCTCCGCGATGCGCCGGTGCTGGTGCTGGACGAGGCGACGGCCCATGCCGACCCCGAGACCGAGGCCGCGATCCTGGCGGCGCTTCGCCGCCTGCGCGGTCGGACCACCATCCTGGCGGTCGCCCATCGCCTGGCGACCATTGCCGATGCCGACCGGATCGTGGTGCTGGCGGGTGGCCGGGTGGTCGATCAGGGCCGCCATGACGAATTGCTGGCGCGCTGCCCGCTTTATGCCGGGATGTGGCGGACCGAGACGGCGGCACGTGGCTGGCGGCTGCGGGCGGCCCCCGATGGAACCGGGGATGGAGAGCACCGGCCATGA
- a CDS encoding ABC transporter ATP-binding protein → MMFAAVKLVLDEAPAAERRRLWRGIAWTVAEGLAAAVPFLVLYRAVADAVTGPLDGLRILWVAGLMVAALAVQWFCGVRAGHEVHGAVYAMTAGLRLRLIAHLDRLPLGLFVTRRVGDLADAATDKVQLLEQMLTQALGQLVAMIAVPAVVLALVLAIDPLSALILALGPPAGLLASRWLERAFTGGAARRLALAAEAGALLVEHVQALKAIRIFAAGRAREGRVAAAFGRLRDLSIGVEMRAGIALGLFAVMTELAFVVLVAVDLERALSGGLGLAGFATLMILAMRWYDALTRAAVHRVQMLYMGRGAERVRDLLALAPMPVLSGPDRSTPGTSPPAPDLDPDIRFEGVSFGYDGPRGPMVLEDISLSVPAGGFVALVGPSGAGKSTLVELIARFHDVTAGRILLGGVDIRCLPPEALAARISMVFQDVWLFDLSIRDNIRLGRPDASDADVEAAARAAAAHDFILTLPEGYDTRAGEGGQRLSGGERQRISIARALLADAPVLLLDEATAALDAANAAAVQAGLDQLVRDRTLVVIAHNLASVTAADQIVVLDGGRIVERGRHDALLALGGRYAALWRAERAAEDQPAAASAVSGPGS, encoded by the coding sequence ATGATGTTTGCAGCCGTGAAACTGGTGCTGGATGAGGCCCCGGCGGCGGAGCGGCGGCGGCTCTGGCGCGGCATCGCCTGGACGGTGGCCGAGGGGCTGGCCGCGGCGGTGCCCTTCCTGGTGCTGTACCGGGCGGTCGCCGATGCGGTGACCGGCCCCCTCGACGGATTGCGGATCCTGTGGGTTGCGGGGCTGATGGTGGCGGCGCTGGCGGTGCAGTGGTTCTGCGGCGTGCGCGCCGGCCACGAGGTTCACGGCGCGGTCTATGCGATGACCGCCGGGCTGCGCCTGCGGCTGATCGCCCATCTGGACCGGCTGCCGCTTGGCCTGTTCGTAACCCGGCGGGTGGGTGATCTGGCCGATGCCGCCACCGACAAGGTCCAGCTGCTGGAACAGATGCTGACCCAGGCGCTGGGGCAGCTGGTGGCGATGATCGCGGTACCGGCCGTGGTGCTGGCTCTGGTATTGGCGATCGATCCGCTCTCGGCCCTGATACTGGCTCTGGGGCCGCCGGCCGGCCTGCTCGCCAGCCGCTGGCTGGAGAGGGCCTTCACCGGCGGCGCCGCGCGGCGTCTGGCCCTGGCGGCGGAGGCCGGCGCCCTTTTGGTGGAACATGTCCAGGCGCTGAAGGCGATCCGGATCTTCGCCGCCGGCCGGGCCCGGGAAGGCCGGGTCGCGGCCGCCTTCGGCCGGCTGCGCGACCTGTCGATCGGGGTCGAGATGCGCGCCGGCATCGCCCTTGGTCTGTTCGCGGTGATGACGGAGCTTGCCTTCGTCGTGCTGGTGGCGGTGGATCTGGAACGCGCGCTGTCGGGCGGCCTCGGTCTTGCCGGTTTTGCAACCCTGATGATCCTGGCGATGCGCTGGTACGATGCCCTGACCCGGGCCGCCGTCCACCGCGTGCAGATGCTCTATATGGGCCGGGGGGCGGAGAGGGTGCGGGATCTGCTGGCGCTGGCGCCCATGCCGGTTCTGTCGGGGCCCGACAGGTCGACGCCCGGGACATCTCCGCCTGCGCCTGACCTTGACCCCGACATCCGGTTCGAGGGGGTGAGCTTCGGTTATGACGGCCCCCGGGGGCCGATGGTGCTGGAAGACATCTCGCTCAGCGTGCCGGCCGGCGGTTTCGTGGCCCTGGTCGGCCCGTCCGGCGCCGGCAAGTCGACACTGGTCGAGCTGATCGCCCGCTTCCACGATGTCACCGCCGGCCGGATTCTGCTGGGCGGTGTCGACATCCGCTGCCTGCCGCCCGAAGCCCTGGCGGCGCGGATCTCGATGGTGTTTCAGGATGTCTGGCTGTTCGATCTCAGCATCCGCGACAATATTCGCCTGGGCCGTCCCGATGCGTCGGATGCCGATGTGGAGGCCGCCGCCCGCGCGGCGGCGGCCCATGACTTCATCCTGACCCTGCCCGAAGGCTATGACACCCGGGCGGGCGAGGGTGGCCAGCGGCTGTCGGGCGGAGAACGCCAGAGGATCTCGATCGCCCGCGCCCTGCTGGCCGACGCCCCTGTCCTGCTGCTCGACGAGGCCACCGCGGCGCTGGATGCCGCCAATGCCGCCGCGGTCCAGGCGGGGCTGGACCAGCTGGTCCGGGACCGCACGCTGGTGGTGATCGCCCACAACCTGGCCAGCGTCACCGCCGCCGACCAGATCGTGGTCCTGGACGGCGGCCGGATCGTGGAACGCGGCCGCCATGACGCGCTTCTGGCCCTCGGCGGCCGCTATGCGGCACTCTGGCGGGCAGAGCGCGCGGCGGAGGATCAGCCGGCCGCGGCGTCTGCGGTGAGCGGCCCCGGATCGTAG
- a CDS encoding maleate cis-trans isomerase family protein: MTTPRIHRIGQIVPSSNTTMETEIPAFLNRWSAARDDLRFTFHASRMRMKHVTMDELAAMDADSRRCAAELSDAPIDVAGYACLVAIMAMGPGYHRRSEAALGAIAAEGGRPFPVVTSAGALCDELTRMGHRRVSLLMPYADGLARIVADYVAAEGIEVVDYRNFGVTDNQEVGRIPGDRLLAALGDLDTAGADCVVMSACVQMPSFDVLQAAGRTLGKPVTSTAECTARSMLRRLGYDPGPLTADAAAG, translated from the coding sequence ATGACCACCCCCAGGATCCACCGGATCGGGCAGATCGTGCCCAGTTCCAACACCACCATGGAAACCGAGATCCCCGCCTTCCTGAACCGCTGGTCGGCGGCGCGCGACGATCTGCGCTTCACCTTCCACGCCTCGCGCATGCGCATGAAACACGTGACCATGGACGAGCTGGCGGCGATGGATGCCGACAGCCGCCGCTGTGCCGCCGAACTCTCGGATGCGCCGATCGATGTCGCCGGCTATGCCTGCCTGGTCGCGATCATGGCGATGGGTCCGGGCTATCACCGCCGCTCCGAAGCCGCCCTCGGCGCCATCGCCGCCGAAGGCGGGCGCCCCTTTCCGGTGGTGACCTCGGCCGGCGCGCTGTGCGACGAACTCACCCGGATGGGCCACCGGCGGGTGTCGCTGCTGATGCCCTATGCCGACGGCCTGGCCCGCATCGTCGCCGATTATGTCGCGGCCGAAGGCATCGAGGTGGTGGACTACCGCAATTTCGGCGTGACCGACAATCAGGAGGTCGGCCGCATCCCCGGCGACCGGCTGCTTGCCGCCCTGGGCGACCTGGATACCGCGGGGGCCGATTGCGTGGTGATGTCGGCCTGCGTCCAGATGCCCAGTTTCGACGTGCTGCAGGCGGCGGGCCGGACGCTCGGCAAGCCGGTCACCTCCACCGCCGAATGCACCGCGCGCAGCATGCTGCGCCGGCTCGGCTACGATCCGGGGCCGCTCACCGCAGACGCCGCGGCCGGCTGA
- a CDS encoding TetR/AcrR family transcriptional regulator — translation MARTAKAATNGTPEAPETQTTDAPRDMRKALVEKQIMEQACILFARKGFDGTTLTDVADAVGLTRAAVYYYFRNKEALLEAIVVEATAAPLAESAAWRETAPEDPVERLRSFVEMRVRGVLTRQLKMRMIEVTEAVLPPDMAARHIEAKRRVLAEYRAILREGMEAGAFRAQDERVAALAIIGMVNWTVNWFAPGRGADLAAVARQIADMAVQSVISARSDRNRLSDPKAALAALRDDVEQLALLLAADRKG, via the coding sequence ATGGCCAGGACGGCGAAGGCCGCGACGAACGGAACGCCCGAGGCGCCGGAGACGCAGACCACCGATGCCCCGCGCGACATGCGCAAGGCGCTGGTCGAGAAGCAGATCATGGAGCAGGCCTGCATCCTGTTCGCCCGCAAGGGCTTCGACGGCACCACGCTGACCGATGTCGCCGATGCCGTCGGCCTGACCCGTGCGGCGGTCTATTACTATTTCCGCAACAAGGAAGCGCTGCTGGAGGCGATCGTGGTCGAGGCGACCGCGGCGCCGCTGGCGGAAAGCGCCGCCTGGCGCGAGACGGCGCCCGAGGACCCGGTCGAGCGGCTGCGCAGCTTCGTCGAGATGCGGGTGCGGGGCGTGCTCACCCGTCAGCTCAAGATGCGGATGATCGAAGTGACCGAGGCCGTGCTGCCGCCCGATATGGCCGCGCGCCATATCGAGGCGAAGCGCCGGGTGCTGGCGGAATACCGCGCCATCCTGCGCGAGGGCATGGAGGCGGGGGCGTTCCGGGCCCAGGACGAACGCGTGGCCGCACTCGCGATCATCGGCATGGTGAACTGGACGGTGAACTGGTTCGCCCCCGGCCGTGGTGCCGATCTCGCCGCCGTGGCGCGGCAGATCGCCGACATGGCGGTCCAATCGGTGATCTCGGCGCGCAGCGACCGCAACCGGCTGTCGGACCCGAAGGCCGCGCTGGCGGCGCTGCGCGACGATGTCGAACAGCTGGCTTTGCTGCTGGCGGCCGATCGCAAGGGCTGA
- a CDS encoding VOC family protein, with protein MTADTIHQKARQDTAFSTNRAYRTQDPDVQVLKPAAEDGVQLCLHGVDHTARPTWKLRETVTFYRDILGLKLIHTISARGWGQQNHPDFLHFFFDAGNGATIAFFYYIGTDRPEKYMSEDHYFYAATHTAWGVESREELERWKDTLEARGIIVSPYTRHEGIESIYFLDPNGYPLEVTLRLRAIERIDAEDAELTLRAAIELEDAARASGTRMTDIDAVWRRKAALVDAWLEEA; from the coding sequence ATGACCGCAGACACCATCCATCAGAAGGCCCGCCAGGATACCGCCTTCTCCACCAATCGCGCCTACCGCACCCAGGATCCGGATGTGCAGGTGCTGAAGCCTGCCGCGGAAGACGGGGTGCAGCTCTGCCTGCACGGCGTCGACCACACCGCCCGGCCGACCTGGAAGCTGCGTGAGACGGTGACCTTCTACCGCGACATCCTGGGCCTGAAGCTGATCCACACGATCAGCGCCCGCGGCTGGGGCCAGCAGAACCATCCCGACTTCCTGCACTTCTTCTTCGATGCCGGCAATGGTGCGACCATCGCCTTCTTCTACTATATCGGGACCGACCGGCCCGAGAAGTACATGTCCGAAGACCACTATTTCTATGCGGCCACCCACACCGCATGGGGGGTGGAAAGCCGTGAGGAGCTGGAGCGCTGGAAGGACACGCTGGAGGCCCGGGGCATCATCGTTTCGCCCTACACCCGGCATGAAGGTATCGAATCGATCTATTTCCTCGACCCCAACGGTTATCCGCTGGAGGTGACGCTGCGTCTGCGCGCGATCGAACGGATCGATGCCGAGGACGCCGAGCTGACATTGCGTGCCGCCATCGAGCTTGAGGACGCTGCCCGCGCCTCGGGCACGCGGATGACCGATATCGATGCCGTGTGGCGGCGCAAGGCCGCCCTGGTCGACGCCTGGCTGGAGGAAGCGTGA
- a CDS encoding alpha/beta fold hydrolase, giving the protein MTSPDTAPHRQATTTAGLRGTTWDPARLPAGTRMTAHALTTADGAPVTGFLFRRGAERSVVCLMHPRELGVTQYIVPDLLAAGVAVWVQGSRAPGNDIRLEHETALHDMAAGQDFLRREAGFAQTVLLGISGGGPLAAYYCQQAARAPEDRVARSPGGRPTGLDRAAMPAPDGVVLVSSHLGQGALLLACIDPSVTDEDDPLSVDPALDPFSPDNGFQPAPDSSSYAPDFLTRYRAAQAARVRRIDEKAKALLARKAAARKATKAGGSREDAILAAFSPIFQVWRTDADPRCFDLSLDPSDRAYGTLWGANQVVSNYGSVGFARVCTPESWLSNWSAFSTNASMEACAPDIGQPVLMIEYTGDNSVFPAEAERLFGLIGAADKTRLRVHGNHHGRAVAPDKPNGQIVAGDAVAAWLADKGFA; this is encoded by the coding sequence ATGACCAGCCCCGACACAGCGCCCCACCGCCAGGCCACCACCACGGCCGGGCTGCGCGGCACCACATGGGATCCGGCGCGCCTGCCGGCCGGCACACGGATGACCGCCCATGCGCTCACCACGGCGGACGGCGCGCCGGTCACCGGTTTCCTGTTCCGCCGCGGGGCCGAGCGGAGCGTGGTCTGCCTGATGCACCCGCGCGAGCTGGGCGTCACCCAGTATATCGTGCCCGACCTGCTCGCCGCCGGGGTCGCCGTCTGGGTGCAGGGCTCCCGCGCCCCTGGCAACGATATCCGCCTGGAGCACGAAACCGCCCTGCACGACATGGCCGCCGGCCAGGATTTCCTGCGCCGCGAGGCCGGCTTCGCACAGACCGTGCTGCTCGGCATCTCGGGCGGCGGGCCGCTTGCCGCCTATTACTGCCAGCAAGCCGCCCGCGCGCCCGAAGACCGGGTCGCCCGCTCCCCCGGCGGGCGGCCCACCGGGCTCGACCGGGCGGCGATGCCGGCGCCCGACGGGGTGGTGCTGGTGTCCTCGCATCTGGGCCAGGGGGCCCTTCTGCTCGCCTGCATCGACCCGTCGGTGACCGATGAAGACGACCCCCTCTCGGTCGATCCGGCGCTCGATCCCTTCTCCCCCGACAACGGCTTCCAGCCGGCGCCGGACTCATCCTCCTACGCCCCCGATTTCCTGACCCGCTATCGCGCCGCCCAGGCCGCGCGGGTGCGGCGGATCGACGAGAAGGCAAAGGCCCTGCTCGCCCGCAAGGCGGCGGCACGCAAGGCGACCAAAGCCGGCGGCAGCCGCGAGGATGCGATCCTTGCCGCCTTCTCGCCGATCTTCCAGGTCTGGCGCACCGACGCCGATCCGCGCTGCTTCGACCTCTCGCTCGACCCGTCGGACCGCGCCTATGGCACGCTCTGGGGCGCCAATCAGGTGGTCAGCAATTACGGCTCGGTCGGCTTCGCCCGGGTCTGCACGCCGGAAAGCTGGCTGTCGAACTGGTCGGCCTTTTCGACCAACGCCTCGATGGAAGCCTGCGCGCCCGATATCGGCCAGCCGGTGCTGATGATCGAATACACCGGCGACAACAGCGTCTTCCCGGCCGAGGCGGAGCGTCTCTTCGGCCTGATCGGTGCCGCCGACAAAACCCGGCTGCGCGTCCACGGCAATCACCACGGCCGCGCCGTCGCCCCCGACAAGCCCAATGGCCAGATCGTGGCCGGCGACGCCGTCGCCGCCTGGCTGGCCGACAAGGGTTTCGCCTGA
- a CDS encoding acyl-CoA thioesterase — protein MIAAPDHLPVQEGIVSMHPFVVRRTARWSDCDPAGVVYAGRFPLYMLDACHLFGEQVLKPALPPGISHRAPGKGIEMEFLSPLWPGDVFDVEVHPGGTGTHTTHLLIAARRVDDGRPVFIGRVSSIRVSDEDRTVTTPVPPELRAVLDDQAARSGPLPDILHKLAPATRFAKG, from the coding sequence ATGATCGCCGCCCCCGACCATCTCCCGGTCCAGGAGGGCATCGTCTCGATGCACCCCTTCGTGGTGCGCCGCACCGCCCGCTGGTCGGATTGTGATCCGGCCGGCGTGGTCTATGCCGGTCGCTTCCCGCTCTACATGCTGGATGCCTGCCATCTCTTCGGCGAGCAGGTGCTGAAGCCCGCCCTGCCGCCCGGCATCAGCCATCGCGCGCCGGGCAAGGGGATCGAGATGGAGTTCCTGAGCCCCCTCTGGCCCGGCGACGTCTTCGATGTCGAGGTCCATCCCGGCGGCACCGGCACCCATACCACGCATCTTCTGATCGCCGCCCGGCGTGTCGATGACGGCCGGCCGGTCTTCATCGGCCGGGTGAGTTCGATCCGCGTCTCCGACGAGGACCGCACCGTCACCACGCCGGTACCGCCGGAGCTGCGCGCCGTGCTCGACGATCAGGCGGCACGGTCGGGCCCCCTGCCCGACATCCTCCACAAGCTTGCCCCCGCCACGCGGTTCGCGAAGGGATGA